In the genome of Bremerella sp. JC817, one region contains:
- a CDS encoding DUF1553 domain-containing protein, producing the protein MVRSCLIIGALLVCVPHAFAAELPPAAKKTIQFESDIAPILRAKCHDCHGEFTQEGNLRLDRKAAVIRGGDSGEPGIVPGKSAESHLIRLVAGLEADLRMPPEEEDALSSEQIGLLRAWIDQGASWPGPAGSMEIEKRTTDHWAFQPVKRPSVPEVESDWGTTPIDRFILAKLEANGLNPSERADRRTLARRFSLDVLGLPPTPEEVAAYADSEDSAATEKWIETMLASPHFGERWASHWLDLVRFAETHGFETNRERPNAWRYRDYVIDSLNADKPYDQFIREQIAGDSFGSPVGLGFLVAGPYDQVKSPDINLTLMQRQNELDDIVNTAGTAFLGLTMGCARCHNHKFDPILQTDYYSMQAIFSGVRHADTPLPFTAEQQKLAEQLRAEIVQLEGELEHLLPQRPTSRFVMLDDNPEIAGEKVKHLVNAVGNGTNLPGTERGRASDLGDELRSLNVSGGKYSWWKHQPGVPVISWAPATKGQFRLWLSWGCGYTTHCQDARYVIDRDGNPATKEDWEVVAIVNQQQFANGDLQLKSEPMWSGFFDAGLVTLDKDDQILLVGGMTGTALTADVLVLEHIRDSAGPTPPKPFFREPVRAIGNVEHLHPIETRSVRFVIEDTIGGMQPCIDELAIFSGDRNVALASEGAVATASGTLPGYEIHQLKHINDGQFSNRRSWIADTRRTGWVQIDLPQATTIDRIEWARDREGQFNDRLAIHYRIEASVDGGTWKIIADSSDRLPVALPSPELIPSYHFESLPSEKSEAAKAAVARLLAAREELKQATTRREAYAGRYEQPGPTHRLYRGEPLEKREEVLPNAPEIFANLALAADSPETVRRQKLAEWIASRENPLTARVIVNRIWQFHFGTGLVDTPSDFGAAGVEASHPELLDWLAAELMDHGWSLKHIHRLILQSATYQQASQPDEAGLRVDGATRLLWRYPPHRMEAEPIRDSILAVTGVLDNSMGGPGFSAFEVEAENVRHYHPKKQFGPEDWRRMVYMTKVRMEKDAIFGLLDCPDAATSVAKRSRSTTPLQALNLFNSAFLLQQADLFSQRLQSEANTTDGQVRLAFELCYSRSPSAEEAAFSRQFIKQEGLAAFCRALLNSNEFLFIP; encoded by the coding sequence ATGGTTCGTTCCTGCCTGATTATCGGCGCCCTCCTCGTATGCGTTCCACATGCGTTCGCCGCCGAGTTACCTCCCGCCGCGAAGAAGACGATTCAATTCGAGTCCGACATCGCGCCGATTCTGCGGGCGAAGTGCCACGACTGCCATGGTGAGTTCACACAGGAAGGCAATCTGAGGCTAGATCGAAAGGCTGCGGTCATTCGTGGTGGTGACTCAGGCGAACCAGGAATCGTGCCTGGCAAGAGCGCCGAGAGCCATCTGATTCGCCTCGTGGCAGGGCTTGAGGCGGACTTGCGAATGCCGCCGGAAGAAGAGGATGCGCTTTCCTCGGAACAAATCGGGTTGCTACGAGCCTGGATCGATCAAGGTGCCTCCTGGCCGGGTCCGGCAGGCTCGATGGAAATCGAGAAACGGACGACAGACCACTGGGCTTTTCAACCGGTCAAGCGTCCGAGTGTCCCCGAGGTGGAAAGTGACTGGGGCACAACTCCGATCGATCGCTTCATCCTGGCAAAGCTCGAGGCAAACGGGCTCAATCCGAGCGAACGAGCCGATCGCAGAACGCTCGCTCGGCGATTCTCTCTCGATGTGCTTGGCTTGCCTCCAACACCTGAAGAAGTGGCTGCCTACGCCGACAGCGAAGATTCTGCCGCCACGGAGAAGTGGATTGAAACGATGCTCGCCAGTCCGCACTTTGGCGAGCGGTGGGCATCGCATTGGCTCGATCTGGTCCGCTTCGCCGAAACGCACGGTTTTGAAACGAATCGCGAACGCCCTAACGCCTGGCGATATCGCGATTACGTAATCGATTCGTTGAATGCCGATAAACCGTACGATCAATTCATTCGTGAACAGATTGCGGGCGACAGTTTCGGAAGCCCCGTCGGCCTCGGCTTCCTGGTGGCAGGACCTTACGATCAAGTCAAAAGTCCTGACATCAATCTCACCTTGATGCAGCGCCAGAACGAACTGGACGACATCGTTAACACCGCCGGGACCGCCTTCCTCGGACTGACGATGGGATGTGCCCGGTGCCATAATCACAAGTTCGATCCGATTCTGCAGACCGATTACTACTCGATGCAGGCGATCTTCTCTGGGGTTCGCCATGCTGACACTCCCCTCCCCTTCACTGCCGAACAGCAAAAGCTTGCCGAGCAGCTTCGTGCCGAGATCGTCCAGCTGGAAGGCGAACTGGAACATCTCCTTCCGCAGCGACCGACCAGTCGTTTCGTCATGCTGGACGACAATCCCGAAATCGCTGGCGAAAAGGTGAAGCACCTGGTCAACGCCGTCGGCAACGGAACGAACCTTCCCGGCACTGAGCGTGGTCGGGCCAGTGACCTTGGGGACGAGTTACGTTCGCTGAATGTGAGCGGAGGCAAGTATTCCTGGTGGAAGCATCAACCAGGCGTCCCGGTCATCTCGTGGGCGCCCGCTACCAAGGGACAATTTCGCCTTTGGCTTTCGTGGGGCTGCGGATACACCACGCATTGCCAGGACGCCCGATACGTTATCGACCGTGATGGCAATCCGGCGACAAAGGAAGATTGGGAAGTCGTCGCGATCGTCAACCAGCAACAGTTTGCCAACGGCGATTTACAGCTCAAGAGCGAACCGATGTGGAGCGGATTCTTCGACGCAGGCCTGGTCACCCTCGACAAGGACGATCAGATTCTTCTCGTCGGCGGGATGACCGGTACCGCTTTAACCGCAGACGTGTTGGTATTGGAACACATCCGCGATTCCGCAGGGCCGACCCCTCCCAAGCCATTCTTCCGCGAACCTGTTCGGGCGATTGGCAATGTCGAACATCTTCACCCGATCGAAACGCGTTCGGTACGCTTCGTGATTGAAGACACCATCGGTGGGATGCAACCTTGTATCGATGAACTGGCAATCTTCTCCGGCGATCGCAATGTTGCATTGGCGAGCGAAGGCGCGGTGGCGACAGCGTCAGGAACTTTGCCCGGCTATGAAATTCATCAGTTGAAGCACATCAACGATGGGCAGTTCTCGAATCGCCGGAGTTGGATCGCCGATACCCGCCGCACTGGATGGGTTCAGATCGATCTGCCACAAGCGACGACGATCGACCGAATCGAATGGGCCCGCGATCGCGAAGGGCAATTCAACGATCGGCTGGCCATCCATTATCGCATTGAAGCGTCAGTAGATGGGGGGACATGGAAAATAATCGCCGACTCATCCGATCGATTGCCCGTGGCGCTTCCCAGTCCCGAATTGATTCCCAGTTATCACTTCGAGAGTCTGCCTTCCGAGAAGTCGGAAGCTGCCAAGGCCGCGGTCGCCAGGCTATTGGCGGCAAGGGAAGAATTAAAACAGGCCACCACTCGACGGGAAGCCTATGCTGGCCGTTACGAGCAGCCAGGCCCAACGCATCGCCTTTACCGAGGCGAGCCGCTGGAGAAACGCGAGGAAGTATTGCCGAACGCCCCAGAGATCTTCGCGAATCTGGCGCTGGCCGCAGACAGCCCCGAGACAGTTCGCCGCCAGAAACTGGCAGAGTGGATTGCTTCCCGCGAAAACCCATTGACTGCACGTGTCATCGTAAATCGGATCTGGCAATTCCATTTCGGTACTGGTCTTGTCGATACCCCGAGCGACTTTGGCGCGGCAGGCGTTGAAGCATCACATCCAGAGCTCCTCGATTGGCTGGCCGCGGAATTGATGGACCATGGTTGGTCGCTGAAGCATATCCATCGGCTAATTCTGCAGTCGGCAACCTATCAGCAGGCAAGCCAGCCCGACGAAGCAGGTTTGCGAGTCGACGGCGCCACGCGACTTCTTTGGCGCTATCCACCCCACCGGATGGAAGCCGAACCGATTCGCGATTCGATCTTGGCGGTGACCGGGGTGCTCGATAATTCGATGGGAGGACCGGGCTTCAGCGCCTTCGAGGTTGAAGCCGAGAACGTGCGTCACTATCACCCGAAGAAACAGTTTGGCCCAGAGGACTGGAGGCGTATGGTCTATATGACGAAAGTCCGCATGGAGAAAGATGCGATCTTCGGCCTGCTCGATTGCCCCGACGCGGCGACGTCCGTCGCGAAACGTTCCCGTTCGACGACACCGCTGCAAGCACTAAACCTTTTCAATAGCGCCTTCCTATTGCAACAAGCCGACCTGTTCAGCCAACGCCTGCAATCCGAAGCAAATACGACCGACGGTCAGGTTCGCCTCGCGTTCGAGTTGTGCTATTCCCGGTCGCCATCGGCAGAAGAAGCGGCGTTTAGTCGGCAGTTCATCAAGCAAGAAGGGCTCGCGGCTTTTTGTCGGGCGCTGCTCAATAGTAACGAGTTCCTCTTCATTCCCTAG
- a CDS encoding glutamate decarboxylase, translating into MALHAKKKLRELVDDDIYASSDLSSRMPKYKFPHAERDPRHVYSVVHDELMLDGNSRQNLATFCQTWLEPEIHKLMEECLDKNMVDKDEYPQTAEIESRCVHMLADLWNSPVEASAVGCSTTGSSEAAMLGGMAMKRRWEAKQKAAGKPIDKPNLVTGPVQVCWHKFTRYWDIEHREIPMEGDRLILTAEEAVKYCDENTIGVVPTLGVTFTCQYEPVEELAAALDKLQEDKGWDIPIHVDAASGGFLAPFCAPDVVWDFRLPRVKSINSSGHKFGLAPLGAGWVIWREEADLPEELVFWVNYLGGNMRDIALNFSRPGGQIVCQYYNFLRLGKEGYRKIHTACYETAQFLATEIEKMGLFEVIYDGKMHEGIPALCWKLKDDAKPGFTLYDLADRLRTRGWQVPAYSLPPNRDDLAIQRILVRHGVSRDLASLLLKDMREALDYFKQHPIQAPLTEEEASGFHH; encoded by the coding sequence ATGGCATTGCACGCGAAGAAGAAACTCCGTGAACTCGTCGACGACGATATCTACGCATCGAGCGATCTTTCGTCGCGCATGCCGAAGTACAAGTTCCCGCATGCCGAGCGCGATCCACGTCACGTCTATTCGGTCGTGCATGACGAGTTGATGCTCGATGGCAACTCGCGGCAAAACCTGGCGACTTTTTGCCAGACCTGGCTCGAGCCTGAGATTCACAAGCTCATGGAAGAGTGCCTGGACAAGAACATGGTCGACAAGGACGAATATCCTCAGACCGCAGAGATTGAATCGCGCTGTGTCCACATGCTGGCCGATCTTTGGAACTCGCCGGTCGAGGCCTCCGCGGTTGGCTGTTCGACGACCGGTTCCAGCGAAGCCGCAATGCTGGGTGGCATGGCGATGAAACGTCGCTGGGAAGCCAAGCAAAAGGCCGCTGGCAAGCCAATCGATAAGCCGAACCTGGTGACCGGTCCGGTTCAGGTATGCTGGCACAAGTTCACTCGCTATTGGGATATCGAACACCGCGAGATCCCTATGGAAGGTGACCGTCTGATTTTGACGGCGGAAGAAGCGGTCAAATATTGCGACGAAAACACGATCGGTGTCGTACCGACGCTGGGTGTCACGTTCACTTGTCAGTATGAACCGGTAGAGGAACTCGCCGCCGCACTCGATAAACTGCAGGAAGACAAGGGCTGGGATATTCCGATTCACGTCGATGCGGCCAGCGGTGGCTTTCTGGCGCCGTTCTGTGCCCCAGACGTCGTCTGGGACTTCCGTCTGCCGCGCGTGAAATCGATCAACAGTTCCGGCCACAAGTTCGGTTTAGCTCCGCTGGGTGCTGGCTGGGTGATCTGGCGTGAGGAAGCCGATTTGCCGGAAGAGCTGGTCTTCTGGGTGAATTACCTGGGAGGCAACATGCGTGACATCGCCTTGAACTTTTCGCGTCCTGGCGGACAGATTGTTTGTCAGTACTACAACTTCCTGCGACTGGGCAAGGAAGGCTATCGCAAGATCCACACGGCCTGCTACGAGACGGCGCAGTTCCTGGCGACTGAGATCGAGAAGATGGGCCTGTTCGAGGTAATCTACGACGGAAAGATGCACGAAGGCATTCCGGCCTTATGTTGGAAGCTGAAGGACGACGCCAAACCTGGCTTCACGCTCTACGATCTGGCCGATCGATTGCGGACGCGCGGATGGCAGGTCCCTGCCTACTCGCTGCCGCCTAATCGCGACGACCTGGCGATTCAGCGAATTCTGGTTCGGCACGGGGTCAGCCGCGATCTGGCAAGCCTGCTGCTGAAAGACATGCGCGAGGCACTCGACTACTTCAAGCAGCATCCGATCCAGGCCCCTCTCACGGAAGAGGAAGCCTCGGGCTTTCATCACTAA
- a CDS encoding DUF1559 domain-containing protein, producing MKVSKSGNLAVPRRRSAFTLVELLVVIAIIGVLIALLLPAVQQAREAARRMDCANRMKQLQLAIHNYHDTFLSFPSGVINNRGDNPNGAHGSGTPAIGGSWSLLILSHIEQSALHDQFMVIAQSEVEVADWLGNGRYTSQGMNVGSEQLDAMLCPSHPTTSEKLANGTGLEDLARGNYVACYGKAGYGAVHTNNGDEGGVFGNNSGFSMRDVTDGTANTISLSELQFRLPSGTGPSYQDSRGVWAYGAMGAACFSTKTGPNSTTPDGVWGCRNFPEEGMPCTQIGSPYTEMYSAARGYHPGGVMGAMTDGSVRFFSETVDLAIWQALGSRGGREVVELP from the coding sequence ATGAAAGTATCCAAGTCCGGCAATCTCGCAGTACCTCGTCGACGCAGTGCGTTCACGCTCGTCGAGCTTCTCGTTGTCATCGCGATCATTGGCGTACTGATCGCATTGCTGCTTCCAGCAGTGCAGCAAGCCCGAGAGGCGGCTCGACGTATGGATTGTGCCAATCGCATGAAGCAATTGCAGCTGGCGATCCACAACTACCACGACACCTTCCTGTCGTTTCCGTCCGGGGTGATCAACAACCGAGGCGACAACCCCAATGGGGCGCACGGAAGTGGAACGCCGGCGATTGGCGGGTCGTGGAGCTTGTTGATTCTTTCGCATATCGAACAAAGCGCGCTGCACGATCAATTCATGGTCATCGCCCAGTCGGAAGTCGAAGTAGCCGACTGGCTCGGTAACGGCCGCTACACCAGCCAAGGCATGAACGTGGGATCCGAGCAGTTGGATGCGATGCTTTGCCCATCCCATCCGACCACATCCGAAAAGCTTGCCAATGGCACCGGACTGGAAGATTTGGCGCGTGGAAACTACGTCGCCTGTTACGGCAAGGCGGGCTATGGGGCGGTGCATACGAACAATGGTGACGAAGGAGGCGTGTTCGGAAACAACTCTGGCTTCAGCATGCGAGATGTCACCGATGGCACCGCCAACACGATCTCGTTGAGCGAACTTCAGTTCCGCCTCCCCAGCGGCACCGGTCCTTCGTACCAGGACTCGCGTGGCGTCTGGGCTTACGGTGCGATGGGCGCGGCCTGTTTCAGCACAAAGACCGGACCCAACAGCACCACGCCAGATGGTGTGTGGGGTTGCCGCAACTTCCCGGAAGAAGGCATGCCCTGCACGCAGATCGGCAGCCCCTATACCGAGATGTACTCGGCGGCTCGTGGCTATCACCCAGGGGGCGTAATGGGAGCCATGACCGACGGTTCGGTCCGCTTCTTCAGCGAAACGGTTGACCTGGCCATCTGGCAGGCTCTTGGTTCTCGCGGCGGCCGTGAAGTGGTCGAACTGCCGTAA
- the phnE gene encoding phosphonate ABC transporter, permease protein PhnE, translating to MDAAKQDRDHSADVADLRQSGWPIRQPIVIPKLLCVVALVAVAAMSFRRVGLEHVRQESTNAFWAMLGHGESSQVLEAAQRFAQQGWPPVISRQQEVSRIENFNPDQLPWFSHLESKQTTKMSVEFVDGQVIEREETIEEQVLVEHVGYLVRVGWLMLETLEIALWGTILALLLGVPLSLLGSRRISIAAPIVYAARTLCSLSRAIPELVSAMFFVLLFGFGPAAGVLALGLHSAGFLGKFFADDMDNTDPAPAQALASSGVGRIGVFLHALLPQVFPQYLAYIQYILERNVRTATVLGIVGAGGIGVELMGKWSNFQYGHATTVLLAIFFTVVVLELLTQSMRKKLIQD from the coding sequence ATGGATGCAGCGAAGCAAGATCGCGATCATTCGGCAGATGTCGCCGATTTGCGTCAAAGCGGGTGGCCGATTCGCCAGCCAATCGTGATTCCCAAATTACTTTGCGTGGTGGCGCTCGTAGCGGTCGCAGCGATGTCTTTTCGTCGCGTAGGATTAGAGCACGTACGTCAGGAGTCAACCAACGCCTTCTGGGCGATGTTAGGTCACGGAGAATCAAGCCAGGTTCTCGAAGCGGCGCAGCGATTTGCTCAGCAGGGTTGGCCTCCGGTGATCTCGCGGCAGCAAGAGGTTAGCCGAATCGAGAACTTCAACCCTGACCAACTGCCGTGGTTTAGTCACCTCGAATCGAAGCAGACGACAAAGATGTCGGTCGAATTCGTCGACGGTCAGGTGATTGAACGAGAAGAGACAATCGAAGAGCAAGTCCTGGTAGAACACGTCGGTTACCTCGTTCGCGTTGGCTGGTTGATGCTGGAAACGCTGGAGATTGCCCTATGGGGAACGATTCTCGCTCTTTTGCTTGGGGTGCCGTTGAGTCTGCTAGGGTCGCGCCGGATCAGCATTGCGGCACCAATCGTTTACGCGGCACGAACGTTATGCAGTTTGAGTCGCGCAATTCCTGAATTGGTGAGTGCGATGTTCTTCGTGCTGCTGTTTGGGTTTGGACCGGCGGCTGGGGTATTGGCCTTAGGGCTTCATTCGGCCGGCTTCCTGGGAAAGTTCTTCGCGGACGATATGGACAACACCGATCCTGCCCCGGCCCAAGCACTCGCCAGCAGTGGCGTGGGAAGGATCGGCGTGTTTCTACACGCTCTGCTGCCACAGGTATTTCCCCAATACCTGGCCTATATCCAGTACATCCTGGAACGGAACGTTCGCACGGCGACAGTACTGGGTATCGTGGGAGCTGGCGGTATCGGTGTCGAACTGATGGGAAAGTGGAGCAACTTTCAATATGGGCACGCAACGACCGTTCTGCTGGCGATTTTCTTCACGGTGGTCGTATTGGAACTGTTAACGCAGTCGATGCGAAAGAAGCTGATTCAGGATTAA
- a CDS encoding phosphonate ABC transporter ATP-binding protein, which translates to MLSLISVSKSFGRKQQSVRAVDDVSLRIERGEFVVMLGHSGAGKSTLLKLISGQLSADQGQVEIDGEAMLTRSRRRLQHRMGVVHQHFALVPRLSTLDNVLLGRLPWIPWYRSIFRHWSIAERELACQWLERVGLEPIHTNRAAGQLSGGQQQRVAIARALIRQPSLILADEPVASLDPATGREILELLREAAHRWNIAVLCNLHQPDMAEKYADRIVHMAKGKVKFDGTPNQWRQSSELSSDYFRREASPVTTGQAENALQNASTNR; encoded by the coding sequence ATGCTTTCTTTGATCTCTGTCAGCAAATCATTCGGTAGAAAGCAACAGTCCGTTCGCGCGGTGGACGATGTTTCGCTCCGGATCGAACGGGGAGAATTCGTGGTGATGCTCGGCCATTCCGGAGCGGGCAAGTCGACGTTGCTGAAGTTGATTAGCGGCCAGTTGTCGGCAGACCAAGGCCAGGTCGAGATCGACGGCGAGGCAATGCTGACCAGGTCGCGACGACGGTTACAGCATCGCATGGGGGTTGTCCATCAGCACTTCGCTTTGGTTCCGCGACTTAGCACGCTCGATAACGTTCTGCTTGGCCGCCTTCCCTGGATTCCATGGTACCGTTCCATCTTCCGGCATTGGAGTATTGCCGAACGCGAGCTGGCCTGTCAGTGGCTGGAACGAGTCGGGTTGGAACCAATCCATACGAATCGTGCCGCTGGGCAACTGTCGGGCGGACAGCAGCAACGCGTTGCGATTGCACGCGCCCTCATCCGTCAGCCTTCCTTGATCCTGGCGGACGAACCGGTAGCCAGCTTAGACCCAGCCACCGGTCGCGAAATTCTGGAGCTATTGCGAGAAGCCGCTCATCGGTGGAATATTGCCGTGCTATGCAATCTCCATCAGCCGGACATGGCGGAAAAGTACGCGGATCGCATCGTTCATATGGCCAAAGGAAAGGTTAAGTTCGATGGCACGCCGAACCAATGGCGACAGAGTTCGGAACTGTCGTCCGACTATTTCCGCCGCGAGGCAAGTCCGGTAACGACTGGCCAGGCTGAAAATGCTTTGCAGAATGCTTCGACCAACCGATGA
- a CDS encoding phosphate/phosphite/phosphonate ABC transporter substrate-binding protein yields MTSSLAISFRIFLQLLLGGVSLVGVAAAAEDSLRDGTAQRPLRVMLIPADTGADTTLDDFRPVFNAITRNEDLHFELRVGTSYGSVVEGLVAKRVDIAFLGPVTFLQAQKRGAAELLAVAVKEKSSSYRAAILTRAGSGIQKLEDLKQKRIALGDVNSTSSFRYPLAMIVRAGVDPVLGVSQISLTGSHSNALAALREGHVDAAGCSLHAYEKALNSHAIAPGELSVVAVSPAIPNPPLVMHPELEPTVKQRLREAFRTIHESPDVRPEMIRGYGGDQYDRFDVDFPQKQFEDAINDLDPVNPRMIATIIERAADR; encoded by the coding sequence ATGACTTCTTCGTTAGCCATCTCGTTTCGCATTTTTCTGCAGCTGCTGCTGGGCGGCGTCTCCCTGGTCGGAGTAGCCGCCGCGGCGGAAGACTCTTTGCGAGATGGTACGGCTCAGCGACCACTTCGCGTGATGCTCATTCCTGCTGATACGGGGGCGGATACGACTCTGGACGATTTTCGTCCTGTGTTCAACGCCATCACACGAAACGAAGACCTTCACTTCGAGCTTCGCGTCGGCACATCGTACGGATCGGTCGTGGAAGGCCTGGTCGCCAAGCGAGTCGATATTGCTTTCCTCGGTCCGGTGACATTCCTGCAAGCACAAAAACGTGGCGCCGCCGAATTGCTGGCGGTCGCTGTGAAAGAGAAGTCGAGTTCTTACCGGGCTGCCATCCTCACGCGTGCAGGCAGCGGGATCCAGAAACTCGAAGACCTGAAACAAAAGCGAATTGCCCTGGGGGATGTAAATTCCACGTCCAGCTTCCGTTACCCGTTGGCGATGATCGTTCGCGCTGGTGTCGATCCGGTGCTGGGGGTCAGCCAGATTTCGTTGACCGGAAGCCATAGCAATGCCCTCGCGGCGCTTCGTGAGGGACATGTCGACGCGGCTGGTTGTTCGCTGCATGCCTACGAGAAAGCCCTCAATAGCCACGCGATCGCTCCGGGTGAGCTCTCGGTCGTGGCGGTCAGTCCTGCGATTCCAAACCCACCTCTGGTGATGCATCCCGAGTTGGAGCCAACGGTCAAACAGCGCCTTCGTGAAGCCTTCCGCACGATCCATGAGTCGCCCGATGTTCGGCCTGAGATGATTCGGGGTTACGGTGGCGATCAGTACGATCGCTTCGATGTTGATTTTCCTCAAAAGCAATTTGAGGACGCAATCAACGATCTTGATCCGGTCAATCCAAGAATGATCGCTACCATTATCGAACGGGCCGCCGATCGCTAG